The Buchnera aphidicola (Pentalonia nigronervosa) DNA segment AAAACTTAATGCTTTAATATTTTACTAATTATATTTTAATATATAGTTGTTTAAAATATTTTTTCGATGCAGAATATTATAAAATAATCTGCATCAAAACATGATGTTTTCCTTGTTTTAAAAAAACAGTTATTCTTGAAATAATTAATTAAACATCTATAATTTTATAAAATAAAAAATTTTACTTTTACAAAGTAAAGCATGATTTTTTATAAAATAATTGAATATTAACTTGCATACAGGGAAATTTTAAATAATTTAAATAGTATGTTGATTTTAATTTGTTGTTATAATATTTGTAGATTGGCGTGTTTCATTGCTTGCTTAAGTTTGACACGTGTACTATTTAAAATTTTTGTCATTGGTAAACGTAATGTATCGTGTTTTATTAAACCTATTTTTTTAGCTAACCATTTTACTGGAATTGGATTGGGTTCTATGAACAAAGATTCATGTAGCTTTGTTAATCTTTGATTAATGGATCTTGCAGAGGCAAAGTCGCCTTTTAATGCATGTTGACATAGTTCTCTCATTTCTTGTGCTGCAATATTAGCAGTAACCGATATTACACCTTGTCCCCCTAGTTGCATAAAGTCTAAGGCAGTTGCGTCATCTCCGCTAATTAAAAAAAAATTCTTTTTAACTAATTGTTTTATTTTGTGAATCCGAGATAAATCTCCAGTTGCTTCCTTAATACCTACTATGTTTTTAAATCGAGCTAGTCGCGCGATTGTTTCTGGCAATAAATCACAACCAGTACGACTAGGTACGTTGTACAATATTTGTGGTAATTTAGTATTTTTTGAAATTGCTTTAAAGTGTTGATACAATCCTTCTTGGGTAGGTTTGTTATAATAAGGTGTTACTGAAAGACATGCTGCAATTCCTGATTTTTCAAATTTTTTTGTTAAAGAAATTGCTTCTGATGTAGCGTTTGCTCCAGTTCCTGCAATGATTGGGATTCGATTGTTTGCTAATTTTATGGTAAGCATAACAACATCAATATGCTCTTCTTGACTAAGTGTAGCTGATTCACCAGTTGTTCCGATTGATACAATAGCCTTGGTTTTATTTAGTACATGATAATTTATTAGTTTTTTTAAGCTAGAATGACAAATTTCACCTTTTTCATTCATAGGTGTAATTAATGCGACAATATTTCCTGCAAACATTTTATCTTTTTCCTATACAAAATTTACTTCATGATGTATTCGATATATCTAAAAAATGTATATTGATTTTATTTAAATTAATAAACATTTATTGTTTATGTTAATTATGTATAATCAGTTAGAAATAATAATATTGTAAAATGTTAAAATTAGTTGTTATAAAATACTTATGTTTTTATTAATGTTCTGGACATTTTAACGTTTTTATATAATTTATATATTTTTTTGTAAACAAGAAGATTAATTATTATTAATTTTAATACGTTAATAAGAAAATAATATTTTGATTAATGTTAATTATGTTGCGATACGTTATATATTAGTTAACGTGTTTAAAATAGCTATTATTATTTTAAAATATTTTATTAATTTCGTAAAAAATGATCATCTTTAGATGCTTTTTTAAATATATTTAGATGTTGATATAATTAAAATAGTATAATATTGTCTTAATTTTACGCAATTTAAAATATAAATATTTTTTTAAAACTTTTAGGTTTTACAATGTTTTTAGTAATATTATATTTAAAATGTATTATTTTTTTTACCACATTGCGCTCTAAATCTTAATAAATGATCCATTAAAACAATGGCAACCATTGCTTCAGTAATTGGCACTGCACGAATTCCGACACAAGGATCATGTCTACCTGTAATAGATATATTTGTATTCTCGTTGTTTTTATTTACTGTTTGTCCTAGTTTTTTAATGCTTGACGTTGGTTTAAAAGCCACTTTTAATACAATTTTTTCACCGTTACTAATACCTCCTAAAATTCCTCCAGCATGATTACTCATAAATCCTGTGCTATTCATTTCGTCGCGATTAATGCTTCCAGTTTGTTGAATTACTGAAAATCCATCTCCTATTTCTACGCCCTTTGCAGCGTTAATGCTTATTAATGCATGTGCTAAATCAGCGTCAAGACGATCAAAAACAGGTTCTCCTAATCCAACAGGTACATTTTCAGCAATTATTGTAATTTCTGCACCGATAGAATCACCATTTCGTTTTAGATTTTTAATAAGTTTTTCTAATTCTGGAATTTTGTCAATATTCGGGCAAAAGAATGAATTTTTTTCGACTATATCCCAAGATTGAAAAGAACACTTAATATTACCCATTGCTGATAAATATGCTCGAATTGTAGTTTTATGTTGCATTTTAAGATATTTCTTAGCAATAGCACCGGCTGCTACGCGCATAACGGTTTCACGTGCTGAAGATCTTCCACCTCCTCTATAGTCTCGAATTCCATATTTTTTTTCATAAGTATAATCTGCATGACCAGGTCTAAATAGATTTTTAATATTTTTATAATCTTTTGAGCGTTGGTCAGCATTATTAATAATTAAACCAATGCTAGTACCTGTTGTAATTCCCTCAAAAACACCAGATAAAATATGTATTTTATCTGATTCGCGTCGTGCTGTAGTATAACGAGAAGTACCAGGTTTTCTTCGATCTAAATCATATTGAAAATCTTCAGAAGATAACTTGATACCAGGTGGTACTCCATCAACTATGCAACCTAATGATTTACCGTGTGATTCACCAAACGTAGTAATAGAAAATATTTTACCAATTTTATTGCCAGACATATTTAATCCTTTTTATATTTTAAAGTTCATGAAAACAATATTTTTAATAGAATTTAAGTATTTTATAATATATTTATACTGTATTATTAATATTTTTATTTATATAGTGGTAAATTTTTTATTTGTTGTTTTTACAAAAACTAAATTATATACTTAATAAAAATATGTTAATAATAAAAAATTATGTTTTTAAGTATTTAATTGTTCGGTAGCATATACTTATGAGAAAAAATCGCCGGTATTCTGTACGCAAAGATGCTTTGTTTCGTCAATGGTTAAATAATACGCGTGAGATAGTACAGGATACTATTTTTCATGCTCGTATTGATAAAAAAGAAAACAGTATTATATCTAATCGAATTCTTTTAGAACAAGATGCTCACAGTTATTATTTTTCTCAAAAAAACGAAAATAATTCGTTAACAAATGATCCAGTATCTTATATTCGTAATCAACATGCGTATAAAATATTAAAAAACTTGAAAAAAGGAAGGTATAGTCCAGATATTTTTCTTGATTTACATGGATTGAATCAGTATCAAGCAAAAAAAGAATTAGCTAAGTTGATTGTAATTTGTCAAAAAGAAAAATTGTTTTGTGCGCATATTATGCATGGGTATGGACAAAACATTTTAAAAACACAAACTCCATTTTGGCTGTCTCAGCATCCAGATATTATAGCTTTACATCAAGCACCGAAAGCATTTGGCAATGATGCTGCTATTATGGTCATTATCGAAATTCATTCCCATATAAAAAGTTAAGACCATGTTTTTAATTACATTATCAGTTTTATTTTTTTAATTTGGAACTGATTAGACAATTTTTTAAAATAAAATTTTTTAAAATTTTATTTTGATTTTTTTGTAATTTTGAAATGGTTCTTTTTTAATGTAAAAAATGATTGTTTTTTAATTGGTGTTTGTCATTTTATATTTTACAAATTTTTTCAAAAATATTATTTTAAAATTTTTTATATTTTTATGAATATTATCTTGATAAATTGTATGTAATTTTTTTACTAAATATATTAGTTTTGTATTTTTAAAAATTAATATGTAATTAAATTTTTTAAAAAAAGAAAAATCATGGTTTTACTGTTGTTGGTTATAAAATATTTTAAGGAATATTTGACATGTTAGATAGTAATCGTGTGCGTATAGCACTTCAAAAAAATGGACGTTTAAGTAGCGATTCTATAAAATTACTTACGTGTTGTGGCATCAAAATTAATTTAAGTCAAAGAAAATTAATTGCATTTTCTGAAAACATGCCTATTGATGTTATGTTAGTGCGTGATGACGATATTCCCGGCTTGGTTATGGATGGTGTGGTAGATTTAGGTATAGTTGGAGAAAACGTTCTAGAAGAAGAATTATTAAGTCGAATATCACAAAAAATAGAATGTTCTTATGTTACATTAAGACGTCTTGATTTTGGTATTTGTAGATTGTCACTTGCTTTACCGACAAATAGAGTTTTTTCTAGTATAGAATGTTTCCAAAACATAAGAATTGCAACTTCTTATCCGCATTTATTAAAAAAATATCTACAATCTAAAAATGTTTTTTTTAAACCATGTATGTTGAATGGCTCAGTAGAGGTTGCGCCTAGGGCTGGTTTAGCTGATGCTATTTGTGATTTAGTTTCTACAGGAGCGACGTTAGAAGAAAATGGTCTACGT contains these protein-coding regions:
- the aroC gene encoding chorismate synthase gives rise to the protein MSGNKIGKIFSITTFGESHGKSLGCIVDGVPPGIKLSSEDFQYDLDRRKPGTSRYTTARRESDKIHILSGVFEGITTGTSIGLIINNADQRSKDYKNIKNLFRPGHADYTYEKKYGIRDYRGGGRSSARETVMRVAAGAIAKKYLKMQHKTTIRAYLSAMGNIKCSFQSWDIVEKNSFFCPNIDKIPELEKLIKNLKRNGDSIGAEITIIAENVPVGLGEPVFDRLDADLAHALISINAAKGVEIGDGFSVIQQTGSINRDEMNSTGFMSNHAGGILGGISNGEKIVLKVAFKPTSSIKKLGQTVNKNNENTNISITGRHDPCVGIRAVPITEAMVAIVLMDHLLRFRAQCGKKNNTF
- the dapA gene encoding 4-hydroxy-tetrahydrodipicolinate synthase is translated as MFAGNIVALITPMNEKGEICHSSLKKLINYHVLNKTKAIVSIGTTGESATLSQEEHIDVVMLTIKLANNRIPIIAGTGANATSEAISLTKKFEKSGIAACLSVTPYYNKPTQEGLYQHFKAISKNTKLPQILYNVPSRTGCDLLPETIARLARFKNIVGIKEATGDLSRIHKIKQLVKKNFFLISGDDATALDFMQLGGQGVISVTANIAAQEMRELCQHALKGDFASARSINQRLTKLHESLFIEPNPIPVKWLAKKIGLIKHDTLRLPMTKILNSTRVKLKQAMKHANLQIL
- the hisG gene encoding ATP phosphoribosyltransferase — encoded protein: MLDSNRVRIALQKNGRLSSDSIKLLTCCGIKINLSQRKLIAFSENMPIDVMLVRDDDIPGLVMDGVVDLGIVGENVLEEELLSRISQKIECSYVTLRRLDFGICRLSLALPTNRVFSSIECFQNIRIATSYPHLLKKYLQSKNVFFKPCMLNGSVEVAPRAGLADAICDLVSTGATLEENGLREVKVVFRSHACLICKTGNIDLKKREVINKLLTRITGVIKARESKYIMLHAPVNKLQEVISLLHGAERPTILKLAGDDNRVAMHMVSSETLFWETMEKLKLLGASSILVLPIEKMME
- the smrB gene encoding endonuclease SmrB — its product is MRKNRRYSVRKDALFRQWLNNTREIVQDTIFHARIDKKENSIISNRILLEQDAHSYYFSQKNENNSLTNDPVSYIRNQHAYKILKNLKKGRYSPDIFLDLHGLNQYQAKKELAKLIVICQKEKLFCAHIMHGYGQNILKTQTPFWLSQHPDIIALHQAPKAFGNDAAIMVIIEIHSHIKS